One Micromonospora eburnea genomic region harbors:
- a CDS encoding acyl-CoA carboxylase subunit beta, whose translation MAMVTATETVAEQAGSDPRAPLTRLAQLVDPDSLRLFHPDDAVKAGRARIDGSPVVVFCTDPTRIGGSLGAEESLQVVAAIDIAVRDRVPVIGLWHSGGARLTEGVLSMDGVGRIFAAIIRASGRIPQISVVLGPAAGAAAYGPALTDVVVMANGGRMFVTGPDVVRSVTGENIDMEGLGGLDAHGRRSGVVHLSADSESEAYATTRHLVGVFTRPGWFDLSSIKDDDGLAAVLPASARRAYDVHPVIHRLLDEPDGGPRFLELQAGWARNVVVGFGRLAGRAIGVVANNPLRRGGCLDSLSAEKAARFVRTCDSFGIPLLVVVDVPGYLPGVGQEWGGVIRRGAKLLYAFGEAVVPRVTLVTRKSYGGAYIAMNSRSLGATTVLAWPDAEVDVMGPEAAVGVLHRRALAASTGEDRERLQRELAAEHRRISGGVQRGVALGMIDEVIDPAVSRRRIATALATAPSASGSHGNIPL comes from the coding sequence ATGGCCATGGTCACGGCGACAGAGACGGTGGCGGAGCAGGCCGGGAGCGACCCCCGCGCCCCGCTGACTCGACTGGCCCAGCTGGTGGACCCGGATTCGCTGCGGCTGTTCCATCCCGATGACGCCGTCAAGGCGGGACGTGCCCGGATCGACGGCAGCCCCGTGGTCGTCTTCTGCACTGACCCCACCCGCATCGGCGGGTCGCTGGGCGCCGAAGAGAGCCTGCAGGTCGTGGCGGCCATCGACATCGCCGTCCGCGACCGGGTGCCGGTGATCGGTCTCTGGCACTCCGGCGGTGCGCGGCTGACCGAGGGTGTGCTCTCGATGGACGGCGTCGGTCGGATCTTCGCCGCGATCATCCGGGCCTCCGGACGCATCCCGCAGATCTCGGTGGTGCTGGGGCCGGCGGCCGGCGCGGCCGCATACGGCCCGGCCCTCACCGACGTGGTGGTCATGGCGAACGGCGGCCGGATGTTCGTCACCGGCCCCGACGTGGTCCGCTCGGTGACCGGCGAGAACATCGACATGGAGGGACTCGGCGGGCTCGATGCGCACGGGCGCAGGTCCGGGGTGGTGCATCTGAGTGCCGACTCGGAGTCCGAGGCCTATGCGACCACCCGCCATCTCGTCGGTGTGTTCACCCGGCCCGGCTGGTTCGACCTGTCATCCATCAAGGACGACGACGGCCTGGCGGCTGTCCTGCCGGCCTCGGCGCGGCGGGCCTACGACGTACACCCGGTCATCCACCGCCTGCTCGACGAGCCGGACGGAGGTCCCCGTTTCCTGGAGTTGCAGGCCGGCTGGGCCCGCAACGTCGTCGTGGGTTTCGGCCGCCTCGCCGGACGGGCGATCGGCGTGGTGGCGAACAATCCGCTGCGCCGGGGAGGCTGCCTGGACTCGCTGAGCGCGGAGAAGGCGGCCCGTTTCGTGCGTACCTGTGACTCGTTCGGCATCCCGCTGCTCGTGGTGGTCGACGTGCCCGGCTACCTGCCGGGTGTCGGCCAGGAGTGGGGCGGTGTCATCCGCCGGGGCGCCAAGCTGCTGTACGCGTTCGGTGAGGCGGTCGTCCCTCGGGTCACCCTGGTGACCCGCAAGTCCTACGGCGGGGCCTACATCGCGATGAACTCCCGGTCGCTGGGCGCCACCACGGTCCTGGCCTGGCCGGACGCCGAGGTGGACGTCATGGGCCCGGAGGCGGCGGTCGGTGTGCTGCACCGCCGGGCCCTGGCCGCGTCGACGGGGGAGGACCGGGAACGGCTGCAGCGGGAGCTGGCCGCCGAACACCGCCGCATCTCCGGGGGCGTGCAACGCGGGGTCGCGCTGGGGATGATCGACGAGGTGATCGACCCGGCGGTCAGCCGCCGCCGCATCGCGACGGCCCTGGCCACAGCGCCTTCCGCCAGCGGCAGCCACGGCAACATCCCGCTCTGA
- the ccrA gene encoding crotonyl-CoA carboxylase/reductase — protein sequence MNRAFVETLESADAGREAVEALTVPSSYRAAVLLEEEQRMFDGVAVEDRQPGKALHLKEVATPEPGPGEALIAVMASSINYNTVWSALFAPVPTFHFLKRYARTGGLAARHDLPYHVVGSDLAGVVLRTGPGVRNWHPGDRVVAHCLSVDLEEPDGHDDAMLDPQQRIWGFETNFGGLAELALVKTNQLMPKAAHLTWEEAASLGLVNSTAYRQLVSHHGAALRQGDNVLVWGAAGGLGSHATQYVLNGGATPICVVSNPQKAEICRAMGATAVIDRSAEQYRFWTDEHTQDPREWRRLGARIRELTGGEDPDIVFEHPGRETFGASVYVARRGGVIVTCASTSGFRHEFDNRYLWMHLKRIIGSHFANYREAWLANRLVTRGRIHPTLSLAYPLARVQQAVDDVHANRHLGKVGVLCLAAEGGGVTDPETRARHETAINRFRATGPDEK from the coding sequence ATGAACCGTGCTTTCGTGGAGACGCTCGAGTCGGCCGACGCCGGACGCGAGGCCGTCGAGGCGCTGACGGTCCCGTCCAGCTACCGGGCGGCCGTGCTCCTCGAGGAGGAACAGCGGATGTTCGACGGTGTGGCCGTCGAGGACCGCCAGCCCGGCAAGGCCCTGCACCTCAAGGAGGTGGCGACGCCCGAGCCGGGGCCGGGCGAAGCGCTCATCGCCGTCATGGCGAGCTCGATCAACTACAACACCGTGTGGAGTGCGCTGTTCGCGCCCGTGCCGACCTTCCACTTCCTCAAGCGGTACGCCCGCACCGGTGGTCTGGCGGCCCGCCACGACCTGCCGTACCACGTGGTGGGTTCCGATCTGGCCGGCGTCGTGCTGCGGACCGGCCCCGGAGTGCGCAACTGGCACCCCGGCGACCGGGTAGTGGCGCACTGCCTCTCCGTCGACCTGGAGGAACCGGACGGCCACGACGACGCGATGCTCGACCCTCAGCAGCGCATCTGGGGCTTCGAGACCAACTTCGGCGGCCTGGCCGAGCTGGCCCTGGTCAAGACCAACCAGCTGATGCCCAAGGCCGCCCACCTGACCTGGGAGGAGGCCGCCTCGCTGGGCCTGGTGAACTCGACCGCCTACCGGCAGCTCGTGTCCCACCACGGGGCCGCCCTGCGCCAGGGCGACAACGTGCTGGTCTGGGGCGCCGCAGGCGGCCTGGGTTCCCACGCCACCCAGTACGTCCTCAACGGTGGCGCGACACCGATCTGCGTCGTCTCGAACCCGCAGAAGGCGGAGATCTGCCGCGCGATGGGCGCCACCGCGGTGATCGACCGCAGCGCCGAGCAGTACCGGTTCTGGACCGACGAACACACCCAGGATCCCCGCGAGTGGCGGCGGCTCGGCGCGCGGATCCGGGAGCTGACCGGCGGTGAGGACCCGGACATCGTGTTCGAGCATCCGGGCCGGGAGACCTTCGGCGCGTCCGTCTACGTCGCGCGGCGCGGCGGTGTCATCGTCACCTGCGCCTCCACGTCCGGCTTCCGCCACGAGTTCGACAACCGGTACCTGTGGATGCACCTGAAGCGCATCATCGGCTCGCACTTCGCCAACTACCGAGAAGCCTGGCTGGCGAACCGGCTGGTGACGCGCGGCCGGATCCATCCGACTCTGTCGCTGGCCTACCCGCTCGCCCGGGTACAGCAGGCGGTCGACGACGTCCACGCCAACCGGCACCTGGGCAAGGTCGGGGTGCTGTGCCTCGCCGCCGAGGGCGGCGGTGTCACCGATCCCGAGACGCGCGCGCGGCACGAAACCGCCATCAACCGATTCCGGGCCACCGGGCCGGACGAGAAGTGA
- a CDS encoding 3-hydroxyacyl-CoA dehydrogenase family protein: MTVLEHEIAAERVLMLRYLNRAVDLCQQGYPTGSDVDTAMRLDGGPSAGRLAMLDDLGPGRALKLMADGGVNPAPVMTTLVATGRPGRKTGGGIRVARQNKGASR, from the coding sequence ATGACTGTACTGGAGCACGAGATCGCTGCCGAGCGCGTGCTGATGCTGCGGTATCTCAACCGGGCGGTGGACCTCTGCCAGCAGGGCTACCCCACCGGTTCCGATGTCGACACCGCCATGCGTCTCGACGGCGGTCCGAGTGCCGGCCGGCTGGCCATGCTCGACGACCTGGGCCCCGGCCGGGCGCTCAAGCTCATGGCGGACGGGGGAGTCAACCCAGCGCCGGTGATGACCACCCTCGTCGCGACCGGCCGGCCCGGTCGCAAGACCGGCGGCGGTATCCGTGTCGCCCGCCAGAACAAAGGTGCGAGTCGATGA